The genomic region AAGGAACGACTCATCGGCAGGGTCGTAGCCTTCTTCGGTGCGCCAGCGGGTCAGCAGTTCCGCCACGCCGCCCACCCGACGCCCGTCGCGTTCGTGGGGTTCGAGCCAGCCATGTTCGTCGTTGGTGTACAGGATGGTGAGATGGCGAATCTCATCTGTGGTGGGCGTGCTGTGGACGGTTTCGGGTGTGGTGGTGGCGGGCGGTGTCGCCGTCGCCGCGCTGGAAACCGTTGGTGTTGGTGTTGGTGTTGGCGTTGGGGCGGGAGATGCTGGTTGGCACGCCAGCACCAGCCCGCAGGCGAGGATGGCGAGTGTGAATAGCAGACGACGAGCAAACATGCAACACTCCTTCTTTTGGCGCGTCTGAATGCGGGATAGAAAAGCCGCCGCCCCAAAAGAGAGCGGCGGCTGTAAGCGTGCGAAAGGTTGCTTATTGATCGGCTTTCATCTGCTCGATGGTGCGGCGAATGATATCGTCCAGCGGGTTTTCTTCGTCGGCTTGTTTCTTCTTGCGCTTCTTCTTGGCGCGTTCCTGAGCGCGTGCCAGCGCCAGCGCGAAGAGCGAGACAGGCTGGTCGTCGCTTTCATCGTCAAAGGTGTACTCAATGGCTTCGCGCGGTTCGCGCATGCTCAGGCTGATGCGTTTGCGCTTGCGGTCAATCCCGATGATGCGCACTTTCACTTCTTGCCCGACTTCGACCACGTCTTCAACGCGGTTCACACGCTCCTCGCTCAATTCCGAGATGTGCACCAGACCGTCGGTTTCCGCACCGATGTCCACAAAGGCGCCGAAATCAACGATGCTGGTGACGATTCCCGTGAATTCCTGCCCCTCTTCGAGGTCGCGCAAGCGCAGTTTGCCGTCGTCGGCTTCGCGTTGGGATTCGCGCGGCGCGTTGGGGTCAATCATCGTCAGGCTGATGCGTTTGCGTTCCAGATCAATTTCTTTGACCCAGACGGTGACTTCATCACCTTCGGAGACCACGTCTTCCACCTTTTCGACGAAGCCGTCTTTGAGTTCCGAGATGTGCACCAGACCGTCGGTTTCCGCGCCGATATCCACAAACGCGCCGTAATCCTGCGTGCTGCGCACGATGCCTTTGAGTTCCATGCCGGGGGTCAATTCATCCATGTGCACCGTAATTTCGCGCTGCTGCTTGCGCGGTTTGCGGCGTCGGCGGCGTTTCTTGGGCTTTTCGCTCGTGGCCTCTTGGTCGGAAGTGGGCTCGCTGGTGCTTTCGGGGGTTTCGGCTTCGGCTACGGTCGTTTCTTCAACTTCGGCGGTCGGGCGTTCTTCCGTGGTCTCCGTGGGTGTTTCCACCACCTCCGGAGCCTGCGGTTCAATGTGCTCGCTCATGGTGCGTCTCCTTTTCCAAAAAGATTTTCAAAATGCTGATTCTTCAACTGAATCATGGGCTAATAAGGCATTATACAAGAAGCGCACAAAAGCGCAATTTGCACGTGAAGAATGGAACAAATTGGCGTTCATTTGGGCGCGTTTGACGAGGAACGCATTGCGTGGTACGCCTACACAAAGTGTTTCTGTTTTCAAGCGTTTTCATGTTCGCATGTCAGGAGGTTTTTATGGGAATTGGCATTGATCATC from Ardenticatena maritima harbors:
- a CDS encoding S1 RNA-binding domain-containing protein translates to MSEHIEPQAPEVVETPTETTEERPTAEVEETTVAEAETPESTSEPTSDQEATSEKPKKRRRRRKPRKQQREITVHMDELTPGMELKGIVRSTQDYGAFVDIGAETDGLVHISELKDGFVEKVEDVVSEGDEVTVWVKEIDLERKRISLTMIDPNAPRESQREADDGKLRLRDLEEGQEFTGIVTSIVDFGAFVDIGAETDGLVHISELSEERVNRVEDVVEVGQEVKVRIIGIDRKRKRISLSMREPREAIEYTFDDESDDQPVSLFALALARAQERAKKKRKKKQADEENPLDDIIRRTIEQMKADQ